Part of the Variovorax sp. PAMC 28711 genome is shown below.
GCCGAGCCGCAGGTAGTCGAGCGGCCAGGCGCGCGCCGTGACGGCTTCGGCGAAGTGCCGCATCGCCGAGAGGAACACCGCCGTGCGCATCTTCGTGCTCGGCACGTGCTCGGATTCATCGCGCGCCTCGACCATGAGCACCCGATCGCACAGCGGATCAAAGCCTTCGAACGCCGCGCTGTCGACACTCAGCTGGTCGCCGAGCACGAGCACGAGGTGACGCAAGTGCCGCTTCATCGCTGCAAACGCGCCTGCATGAAGTCGATGAACACCCGCAACTTGCGCGGCACGTGCGCCCGGCTGGGGTGATACAGGCAGAAGCCCGGGAACGTCGGCCACCACGGTTTGAGCAGCGGCATCAGCCGGCCTGCGGCGATGTCGTCTTCGACCTGCACCCCGAACGCGCAGGCGATGCCGGCACCGGCGCGCACGGCCGCGAGCAGCGTGTCGCCGTCGTTCGAGATCAGCGGGCCCTGCACTTCGATCTCCACATCGCGGCCATTGTGCGAATACTCCCAGCGGTAGATGCCGCCGCCCAGGCGCGCATTGAGGCAGCGATGGCCGGCCAGGTCGTGCGGCGTGCGCGGCACCGTGCGCCCTGCGAGGTAACGCGGCGACGCCACGGTCGCGATGCGATGCCGGCCGCCCAGCGGCACCGCCACCACGTCCTGGGCCAGGTTTTCGCCGAGCCGGATGCCGGCATCGAAACCGCCCGCCACGATGTCGAGCAGCGCGTTGTCGCAATGCAGGTCCAACGTGATGTCGGGGAACGCGTCGAGGAAGGCCGTTAGGTGCGGCATCACCACGATGTCAGCCGCGGTGCGCGAAAGGTTGATCCGCAGCACGCCCGACGGCTGGTCGCGCGATTCGTTCAGCCCTTCGATCGCGAGCGCGAGCGAGGCCAGACTCGGCTGGGTTTGCGCCAAAAAGCGCTGTCCCATTTCCGTCACGCCGACGCGTCGGGTCGAGCGGTCGAGCAGCCGCACGCCGAGGCTGCGCTCGAGCTTGCGAAGCGTTTGCGACAGCGCGGATGGCGACACGCCGAGCTCGGCCGCGGCACGCGTGAAGCTCGCATGGTGCGCGACGCGTGCAAAAGCGGCGATGGGAGCGAGCAAGTCCGACGACATCGTTTCATTATGAAGCCTCGCTTCACGCCGCATCCCGCGAGCCTCGCTTTATCTGCCAGTGTTTTTTGCCTAACGTCGGGTCTTTTCCAAGGAACACTTCATGCGCAAACTCACAGGCAAAGTCGCCATCGTCACCGGGTCATCCAAGGGCATCGGTGCCGGCATCGCAGAAAGACTGGCGGCCGATGGCGCCGCGGTCGTCGTCAACTATTCGCGCAGCGCGCAAGACGCAGACGTCGTCGTGCGCCGGATCGCGGCGGCCGGCGGGCAAGCCACCGCCGTCAAGGCGGACCTTTCCGATCCCGCGCAGATCCAGCCGCTGATCGACGCGGCCGTCGCGCACTTCGGGCAGCTCGACATCCTCGTGAACAACGCCGGCATCTACCAGCCCGACTCGCTGGATTCACTGACGGCCGAGAGCTTCGACGCGCACTTCGCGCTCAACGTGCGCGGCCTTCTCCTGGCCACGCAGGCGGCAGCGCGCGTGCTGCCCGCCGGTGGCGTCATCGTCAACATCAGTTCGGGCCTCGCGAAGAGCCCCTACCCGGTGGTGCACGTGTACTCGTCGACCAAGGGCGCGGTCGACACGCTGACCCGTTCACTGGGCATGGAACTCGGTCCGCGCCGCATCCGCGTGGTCGGCATCGCGCCAGGCTTCGTGAAGACCGAGGGCAACGCCGAGTCCGCAAAGGACATGACCGACTTCCTGGTCGGCAAGACGCCGCTGGGTCGGGTCGGCATGCCGATGGACATCGCTGCGGCGGTGGCTTTCGCCGTGTCGGACGACGCCGGATGGATCACGGGCACGACGATCGACGTCTCGGGCGGCATGGTGTTCTAGGGCACGGAGGGTCGCGCAAGACGCGCAAGGACCGGCACTGCAAGCACCGCGCGACTGGCGCGCTCGGGCCGGCTGGTCGCAGAAGGTCGACGGT
Proteins encoded:
- a CDS encoding LysR family transcriptional regulator, whose amino-acid sequence is MLAPIAAFARVAHHASFTRAAAELGVSPSALSQTLRKLERSLGVRLLDRSTRRVGVTEMGQRFLAQTQPSLASLALAIEGLNESRDQPSGVLRINLSRTAADIVVMPHLTAFLDAFPDITLDLHCDNALLDIVAGGFDAGIRLGENLAQDVVAVPLGGRHRIATVASPRYLAGRTVPRTPHDLAGHRCLNARLGGGIYRWEYSHNGRDVEIEVQGPLISNDGDTLLAAVRAGAGIACAFGVQVEDDIAAGRLMPLLKPWWPTFPGFCLYHPSRAHVPRKLRVFIDFMQARLQR
- a CDS encoding SDR family NAD(P)-dependent oxidoreductase, whose protein sequence is MRKLTGKVAIVTGSSKGIGAGIAERLAADGAAVVVNYSRSAQDADVVVRRIAAAGGQATAVKADLSDPAQIQPLIDAAVAHFGQLDILVNNAGIYQPDSLDSLTAESFDAHFALNVRGLLLATQAAARVLPAGGVIVNISSGLAKSPYPVVHVYSSTKGAVDTLTRSLGMELGPRRIRVVGIAPGFVKTEGNAESAKDMTDFLVGKTPLGRVGMPMDIAAAVAFAVSDDAGWITGTTIDVSGGMVF